The following proteins are encoded in a genomic region of Liolophura sinensis isolate JHLJ2023 chromosome 5, CUHK_Ljap_v2, whole genome shotgun sequence:
- the LOC135465657 gene encoding valacyclovir hydrolase-like isoform X2: MALVSAFGGGKFSNVGAVVVAAAKDKIFALTCRKNHIDTTNSYFTLMTQANQCLATPPSDWRKGIVESRRLIINGADLHYEETGTGENFVLLLPGSLGSTRIDFGPQLRGLDKDKFTLVALDPRGYGKSIPPQRKWALEFFDKDVEDAVGLMKMMRAKKFDVLGYEDGGTVAVKLAARFPEFVNKLVVWGTSAFITEHDLSLTSNKWTDGMKLPVLDHYGEDYFKTNWNLRMNTLRQYWTERKGNICVDDLQKVTCDTLILHGSKDPRHSHTAPTISSQQHQQLTFGNR; encoded by the exons ATGGCATTGGTCAGTGCTTTTGGTGGAGGAAAATTCTCAAACGTcggagctgttgttgttgcagcggCGAAGGACAAGATTTTTGCGCTAACATGTCgtaaaaatcacattgacactACAAACAG TTACTTCACTCTGATGACACAAGCCAACCAGTGCCTGGCTACTCCACCTTCTGACTGGAGGAAAGG AATTGTAGAGTCTCGCAGACTGATTATCAATGGGGCTGATCTTCACTATGAAGAGACAGGCACGGGAGAAAACTTTGTCTTGCTGCTGCCAGGCTCTCTGG GCTCCACCAGGATAGACTTTGGGCCACAGCTCCGGGGTTTGGACAAAGACAAATTTACTCTGGTGGCTCTGGACCCCAGGGGATATGGGAAGAGTATCCCCCCTCAGAGGAAATGGGCACTGGAGTTCTTTGACAAGGACGTAGAGGATGCCGTAGGACTGATGAAG ATGATGCGTGCAAAAAAGTTTGATGTGTTAGGTTATGAAGACGGGGGTACAGTGGCTGTGAAGTTAGCAGCCAGGTTCCCGGAATTCGTGAACAAGCTGGTGGTGTGGGGGACAAGTGCCTTCATCACAGAACATGATTTAAGTCTGACCAGCA aCAAGTGGACAGATGGGATGAAGCTACCTGTATTAGATCACTATGGTGAAGACTACTTCAAAACAAACTGGAATCTTCGCATGAACACTCTGAGACAGTACTGGACTGAGCGTAAAG GTAACATCTGTGTGGACGACCTTCAGAAGGTGACCTGTGACACGCTGATTCTTCACGGCAGTAAGGACCCCCGTCATTCACACACAGCACCCACGATTTCTTCACAACAACATCAGCAACTCACA TTTGGAAATCGTTGA